A portion of the Paenibacillus hamazuiensis genome contains these proteins:
- a CDS encoding OmpL47-type beta-barrel domain-containing protein, whose amino-acid sequence MKRWLALFLSMVLGLSLFGLPIPAVHAGYEALPAFPGAEGFGYAAKGGRGGEVYHVNSYELTGPGTFYDALMTAGPTPRTIVFDISGEITIPQIVVKDKSNITIAGQTAPGEGVTIRGNNIRFVGSSDIVIRYMRFRLGEQNFDDDTMYFEDCQNVIIDHSSFSWGTDEVLSIKSKDYDHPKSKNITVQWSIISEGLLTHSMGGLIEMNTITMHHNLYAHNNDRNPKTKGQIDFINNIVYNWGGYPYVAGGESGTKGYGNVVGNYFIAGLNSASPQYAVVRGNENYSLYLKNNRIDSNKNGILDGTDTGTGMMEAERPSLIVPERFEYPPVHTQDPEVAYEYILDHSGASLVRDQVDQRVVEGVRNQTGVIIGHENDVGGFPQLAREKAPLDTDRDGMPDAWETAKGLNPNNPDDRNGDKNGDGYTNLEDYLNELAEPGFPANYPKTPPAWSGTPYIPPVEPEPETAAEPKPSMDGNVIRNVIVNDNSSSGNTNAANWSVQENLQAGDYVAGDRMTGSKPYKFVSIPDEVKGMEWIRSAVGSRSSTSEDLLSFYLTADSDVYVAHDSRISPRPTWLTSAYEDTGLFIEDNQPVQYTLFKKHFPAGSHVVMGPNNSTSKMNYFVILKPTAPNIVPPDQSPAGLAGQLTGGPAVSLSWGPVSGAGTYLIYRSSSMDPYFKVVGSSTATPYTDAGANFGAIYHYKVSALNAGGESPHSQAVEVRAFDASKPVPPAPADLRVTAARSLSVALAWAPVEDAVSYGIYRSAAPNGAYERVGSASTAAYTDKTVNPSTTYYYKVTTMAAGGESAASGSVGATTKPPVVAPQAPTGLSATAVSTSSFGMKWNPVDQAERYGIYRKGSGDTGFTRIGSTDVPSYVDRSISADRTGYSYKVTAENEMGESASSDELTMAMPLPGTPTDLFAGLAGETFVGLIWTSHGGAVQYNVYREFAGEPAQYVGFAKVDTYYDRTAEPGTEYTYFVRAKNASGESEPSNRVTVRTKPKDATPPVTTTDAKMGWQNTAQIVNLTAFDAEGSAVSTYYSVDDAPYAPGNRAEISGEGVHTLRFYSVDAAGNKEAVRSVTVSIDLTGPAIAPTVIQSVYHPDAVSIPFQITDALSGVDRMEATLDGKAASLPITAAPYTLSIGEHSIDVKAVDHAGNVTVQHTILNVVMNRDYLDEALKAARDQGLISNHGVLNSLLAKVSRIQMETDTKKIVNGLNALENEVSAQAGKQIDATFAQHLLADLAYLKNQAGTQP is encoded by the coding sequence ATGAAAAGATGGCTAGCGCTTTTTTTAAGTATGGTTCTCGGTTTGTCATTATTCGGATTGCCGATTCCCGCCGTGCACGCCGGCTATGAAGCGCTCCCGGCATTTCCGGGGGCGGAAGGCTTCGGGTACGCGGCTAAAGGAGGACGCGGCGGCGAAGTGTATCATGTGAACAGCTACGAGCTCACCGGCCCGGGTACGTTCTACGATGCGCTTATGACGGCAGGCCCTACGCCGCGTACCATCGTGTTCGATATTTCCGGGGAAATTACGATCCCCCAGATTGTGGTGAAGGACAAGTCCAACATTACCATTGCCGGACAAACCGCGCCGGGGGAAGGGGTGACCATCCGCGGCAACAATATCCGCTTTGTCGGCAGCAGCGATATCGTTATTCGATACATGCGCTTCCGATTGGGCGAACAAAACTTTGACGACGATACGATGTATTTTGAAGATTGCCAAAATGTCATCATCGACCACTCCTCTTTTTCGTGGGGAACCGACGAGGTGCTGTCGATCAAAAGCAAGGATTACGATCACCCGAAATCCAAAAACATTACGGTGCAATGGTCGATCATTTCGGAAGGGCTGCTCACCCACTCCATGGGCGGTCTAATCGAAATGAATACGATCACTATGCACCATAACCTGTATGCCCACAACAACGACCGCAATCCGAAAACAAAAGGCCAGATCGATTTCATCAACAACATCGTCTACAACTGGGGCGGCTATCCCTATGTAGCCGGCGGCGAATCCGGTACCAAAGGGTACGGAAATGTGGTCGGCAACTATTTCATCGCGGGCTTAAACTCGGCGAGTCCGCAGTATGCGGTCGTGCGCGGCAATGAGAACTACAGCCTTTATCTGAAAAATAACCGCATTGACAGCAACAAAAACGGCATTCTCGACGGAACCGATACGGGGACCGGGATGATGGAGGCGGAAAGACCGAGCCTCATCGTTCCGGAGCGGTTTGAATACCCGCCGGTACATACGCAGGATCCGGAGGTCGCTTACGAATATATTTTGGATCACTCCGGTGCGTCGCTCGTCCGGGATCAAGTCGATCAGCGCGTGGTGGAGGGCGTGCGGAATCAAACCGGCGTCATCATCGGTCACGAGAACGATGTCGGCGGATTTCCGCAGCTCGCACGTGAAAAAGCTCCGCTGGACACGGACCGAGACGGGATGCCGGATGCGTGGGAGACGGCCAAGGGGCTGAATCCGAACAATCCGGACGACCGAAACGGCGATAAAAATGGAGACGGTTACACAAACCTGGAGGATTACCTGAACGAGCTGGCCGAACCCGGCTTTCCGGCGAATTACCCGAAAACCCCGCCGGCATGGTCGGGAACGCCTTACATCCCGCCGGTCGAACCGGAGCCGGAAACTGCAGCGGAGCCGAAACCAAGCATGGATGGGAATGTAATCCGGAATGTGATCGTCAATGATAACAGCTCAAGCGGGAACACCAATGCGGCCAATTGGTCGGTTCAAGAGAATCTCCAGGCCGGAGACTACGTGGCCGGGGACCGAATGACCGGAAGCAAGCCGTACAAATTCGTTTCGATTCCGGATGAAGTGAAGGGCATGGAATGGATTCGCTCGGCGGTCGGCTCCAGAAGCTCCACAAGCGAGGATCTGCTCTCCTTCTACTTGACCGCCGATAGCGATGTGTATGTCGCGCATGATTCGAGGATCTCGCCGCGGCCGACCTGGCTCACATCGGCCTACGAAGACACGGGTTTGTTTATCGAAGATAACCAGCCGGTGCAGTATACTCTGTTTAAGAAACATTTTCCGGCAGGCTCTCACGTGGTCATGGGACCCAATAACAGCACCTCCAAAATGAATTACTTTGTCATCCTGAAGCCGACTGCGCCGAACATAGTTCCTCCCGATCAATCGCCTGCGGGGCTCGCGGGTCAATTGACCGGCGGACCGGCGGTTTCACTCAGCTGGGGACCTGTAAGCGGGGCGGGCACTTATCTGATTTACCGTTCCTCGTCGATGGATCCTTATTTTAAAGTCGTTGGAAGCTCCACCGCCACCCCATATACGGATGCGGGCGCTAATTTCGGAGCGATTTATCATTACAAAGTGTCCGCGCTGAATGCCGGCGGCGAATCCCCGCATTCTCAGGCAGTGGAAGTGCGAGCGTTCGATGCATCGAAGCCCGTTCCGCCGGCGCCGGCGGATTTGCGGGTTACAGCGGCGAGAAGTCTTTCCGTGGCACTCGCATGGGCGCCGGTGGAGGACGCCGTCAGCTACGGGATTTACAGGTCCGCCGCTCCGAACGGTGCGTATGAGAGAGTGGGCAGCGCGTCTACCGCGGCATATACCGATAAAACGGTAAATCCGTCCACGACCTATTATTATAAAGTTACGACGATGGCGGCAGGCGGGGAATCCGCAGCGTCCGGCAGCGTAGGCGCAACGACGAAACCGCCGGTTGTCGCCCCGCAAGCGCCGACAGGTTTGTCCGCGACCGCCGTCTCGACCTCCTCGTTCGGGATGAAATGGAATCCGGTCGATCAGGCGGAACGATATGGGATTTATAGAAAGGGCAGCGGTGACACCGGCTTCACCCGAATCGGCAGCACGGACGTCCCTTCCTATGTCGATCGCAGCATTAGCGCGGATCGCACGGGCTACAGCTACAAAGTAACGGCGGAGAACGAGATGGGCGAATCGGCATCGTCGGACGAATTGACGATGGCCATGCCGCTGCCGGGAACACCGACGGATCTTTTTGCCGGATTGGCGGGCGAAACGTTCGTCGGACTCATCTGGACATCCCATGGCGGAGCGGTTCAATACAATGTTTACAGGGAATTCGCGGGCGAACCGGCTCAATATGTGGGATTTGCCAAGGTGGATACGTACTACGACCGGACGGCCGAACCGGGAACGGAATATACCTACTTCGTCCGAGCGAAAAACGCCAGCGGGGAATCGGAGCCGTCCAATCGCGTTACGGTCAGAACGAAGCCGAAGGACGCGACGCCCCCGGTAACGACAACCGATGCCAAGATGGGCTGGCAAAATACGGCTCAAATCGTCAATTTGACCGCTTTCGACGCCGAAGGCTCAGCAGTATCGACCTATTACAGCGTAGACGATGCTCCGTATGCACCCGGGAACCGGGCCGAGATCAGCGGGGAAGGGGTGCACACGCTTCGTTTCTACAGCGTTGATGCGGCGGGGAACAAGGAAGCCGTCCGGTCGGTAACCGTGAGCATCGATCTCACCGGACCGGCGATTGCACCGACCGTCATCCAATCGGTCTATCATCCGGATGCCGTGAGCATCCCGTTCCAAATTACGGATGCGCTGAGCGGTGTTGACCGCATGGAAGCGACCCTCGACGGCAAGGCGGCGAGCCTGCCGATTACGGCGGCGCCGTATACCTTGTCGATCGGCGAGCACTCGATTGATGTTAAGGCGGTCGACCATGCCGGCAACGTCACCGTTCAGCATACGATACTGAACGTCGTAATGAATCGCGATTACCTGGATGAAGCGCTGAAAGCGGCAAGGGATCAAGGCCTTATCTCGAATCATGGCGTGCTGAACAGCTTGCTGGCCAAGGTGAGCCGGATTCAAATGGAAACCGATACAAAGAAAATTGTTAACGGCTTGAATGCTTTGGAAAACGAAGTGTCCGCACAAGCGGGCAAACAGATCGATGCGACATTCGCGCAGCATCTGCTGGCCGATCTTGCTTATCTGAAAAATCAAGCCGGCACGCAGCCATGA
- a CDS encoding ABC transporter permease codes for MLYVMVLPGLLFYLVFKYVPLAGSAIAFQKYQIFKGMMGSEWVGLDNFKFIFTYRDFYHVLRNTATIALYHLVFGFPAPIVLALLLNELRIVLAKRVIQSLFYLPHFLSWVVVGGIVFELLSAQGMANMIRGWLGLEPILFMQEQAYFRTIVVLSGIWKEVGWGTIIYLAAIAGINPNLYEAAVMDGAGRWQQTMHITLPAMFPTILVLFLLNIGNFLELGFDQIYNLLTPMTYSVGDIIETYVYRSGVLQGQYSVTTAIGLFQSVIGFVLLWVFNRMARKTEQGLW; via the coding sequence ATGCTGTATGTGATGGTTCTTCCCGGGCTGCTGTTTTATCTTGTTTTCAAATACGTGCCCTTGGCGGGAAGCGCGATCGCTTTCCAGAAATATCAAATATTTAAAGGAATGATGGGCAGCGAATGGGTCGGGTTGGACAACTTTAAATTCATCTTTACGTATCGGGATTTCTACCATGTGCTGAGAAATACGGCGACCATCGCTTTGTATCATTTGGTTTTCGGCTTTCCGGCGCCGATCGTTCTGGCCCTTCTCCTGAATGAACTCCGAATCGTGCTGGCCAAACGGGTCATTCAAAGCTTGTTTTATCTTCCGCATTTTTTATCATGGGTCGTTGTCGGAGGGATCGTGTTTGAACTGTTATCGGCTCAAGGCATGGCCAACATGATCCGGGGGTGGCTTGGTCTCGAACCGATCCTCTTTATGCAGGAGCAGGCCTACTTCCGTACCATCGTTGTCCTTTCGGGCATTTGGAAAGAGGTCGGCTGGGGAACGATCATTTATCTAGCCGCAATTGCCGGCATTAATCCGAATCTGTATGAAGCGGCGGTGATGGACGGCGCGGGCCGCTGGCAGCAAACGATGCATATTACGCTCCCGGCCATGTTCCCGACCATTCTGGTGCTTTTCTTGCTTAACATCGGCAACTTCCTGGAGCTCGGCTTCGATCAGATCTACAACCTGCTGACGCCCATGACGTATTCGGTCGGCGATATTATCGAAACCTATGTTTACCGGTCAGGGGTTCTGCAGGGACAATACAGCGTAACGACCGCCATCGGGTTATTCCAGTCCGTCATCGGATTCGTGCTGCTGTGGGTTTTCAACCGGATGGCTCGAAAAACAGAACAGGGGTTATGGTAA
- a CDS encoding carbohydrate ABC transporter permease, with protein sequence MKQTAGEKIFQMINYLLLAAASATMLMPLVHLLAVSLSSPIAADSKLVFMLPVEFTTASWVHIFQNKGLWSSFGITVYITIIGTLLSMLFSVLTAYPLAHKEFLARKPIMLGIIVTMIFNAPLIPFFLTVRELGMMNSLWSLILPGLIGTFNMIIIRTFFMGLPSELYDSARIDGCNDAGVLFRIYLPLSKPVLATVSLFYAVGYWNTFQRAVLFIRNPQKWPLQVKLRAYLTSPEELASVNLALGDYDFNTTTLKAATILFATIPIVLVYPYLQKYFVKGSMLGSLKE encoded by the coding sequence ATGAAACAAACAGCGGGAGAGAAAATATTTCAAATGATCAACTATTTGCTGCTGGCCGCCGCGTCCGCAACGATGCTGATGCCTTTGGTGCACCTTCTGGCCGTATCCTTAAGTTCCCCGATTGCCGCGGACTCGAAATTGGTGTTCATGCTCCCCGTGGAGTTTACGACGGCATCGTGGGTTCACATTTTTCAAAACAAAGGCTTATGGAGCTCTTTCGGCATTACGGTTTATATTACGATAATAGGCACGCTGCTCAGCATGCTGTTTTCGGTGCTCACGGCGTATCCTTTGGCCCACAAGGAGTTTCTCGCGCGCAAGCCGATCATGCTGGGCATTATCGTGACGATGATTTTCAACGCGCCGCTGATCCCGTTTTTCCTGACGGTTCGCGAGCTGGGGATGATGAATTCGCTGTGGTCCTTGATTCTTCCCGGATTGATCGGGACGTTCAATATGATCATCATCCGCACCTTTTTTATGGGGCTGCCTTCGGAGCTGTACGACTCCGCCCGTATCGACGGCTGCAATGACGCCGGAGTGCTGTTCCGCATCTATTTGCCGCTCTCGAAGCCGGTTTTGGCGACAGTCAGCTTGTTTTACGCCGTAGGGTATTGGAATACGTTCCAGCGCGCGGTCTTGTTCATTCGCAACCCGCAAAAATGGCCGCTGCAGGTAAAGCTTCGCGCCTACCTGACGTCGCCCGAGGAGCTTGCGTCCGTCAACCTGGCGCTGGGCGATTACGATTTTAATACGACGACGCTGAAGGCCGCCACCATTTTATTCGCGACGATTCCGATCGTTCTGGTGTATCCTTATTTGCAAAAGTATTTTGTCAAAGGCTCCATGCTGGGATCGCTCAAGGAATAG
- a CDS encoding extracellular solute-binding protein gives MTQRILRKSAAWSALIAIAATTALAGCSGAKENGSGSETITPDGAPVQVKVFKSHMGVGAIPDSNNPHVKYVAEKTGVEYQLMTTPPGSEPAEYLNLLIASEDLPDILRPIGGIEQTLIQQGGALALDDLLPKYAPNVWKNIPKEAWDIVRSASPDGHIYYVPKVFLVPERAPLIRKDWLDKLGLPMPKTAEEYKEVLRAFRDKDPNGNGKKDELPTSGREFGKWMDHLFGMYGVAMWEGSPEWDIYDGKLQYAGVTPNMKAAIVYIRDLYKEKLLDNETFLNKGDVWQAKINNNLVGSWYHLPANLRDRVNAMRKTAPDAYVVGMPVPKVEGFKGFVTQKSMGEPEWIIPLARKNKAEASLKLLDFFYDEKNDEFIRYGIEGLQHKVENGKKVLLPPEDSRPLALGMRNLTTKEDMDVRIKETIPEDMQKMVQDIFAVNTADARRIAGDGLPSTVYDGFPDIQSHKLFQEYLAKIVIGDWPLEKFDEFVDRWNKSGGETVTKRAQEWYAKVKK, from the coding sequence ATGACCCAACGCATACTCCGCAAATCGGCGGCCTGGTCAGCGCTGATCGCGATTGCCGCGACAACGGCCCTCGCCGGCTGCTCCGGTGCAAAGGAGAATGGTTCCGGTTCCGAGACCATCACTCCGGACGGCGCGCCCGTTCAAGTTAAAGTGTTCAAAAGCCATATGGGAGTCGGAGCGATTCCGGACAGCAATAACCCGCATGTGAAATATGTTGCCGAGAAGACGGGAGTCGAATATCAGCTGATGACCACCCCTCCCGGCTCGGAGCCGGCGGAATACTTGAATCTGCTGATCGCCTCGGAGGATTTGCCGGACATTCTTCGTCCGATCGGGGGCATCGAGCAAACTTTGATTCAGCAAGGAGGCGCCTTGGCGCTGGACGATCTGCTTCCGAAATACGCTCCGAACGTATGGAAGAACATTCCGAAGGAGGCTTGGGACATCGTACGCTCCGCTTCGCCGGACGGCCATATCTACTACGTGCCCAAGGTGTTTCTCGTTCCCGAGCGGGCGCCGCTGATTCGCAAGGACTGGCTGGACAAGCTGGGGCTCCCGATGCCGAAGACGGCGGAAGAGTACAAAGAGGTGCTGCGTGCTTTTCGCGACAAGGATCCGAACGGCAACGGGAAAAAGGACGAGCTGCCGACCTCGGGCCGGGAGTTCGGAAAATGGATGGATCACCTCTTCGGCATGTACGGCGTGGCGATGTGGGAAGGCAGCCCGGAGTGGGACATTTATGACGGAAAACTGCAGTATGCCGGAGTGACCCCGAACATGAAGGCCGCGATCGTATACATTCGCGACTTGTACAAGGAGAAGCTGCTGGACAACGAGACCTTCTTGAACAAGGGGGACGTGTGGCAGGCCAAAATCAACAATAACCTCGTGGGCAGCTGGTATCACCTTCCGGCCAACCTGCGCGACCGCGTCAATGCGATGAGGAAGACAGCTCCGGACGCATATGTGGTGGGGATGCCGGTGCCGAAGGTCGAAGGCTTTAAAGGTTTTGTCACGCAAAAGAGCATGGGCGAGCCCGAGTGGATCATCCCGCTTGCCCGCAAAAACAAAGCGGAGGCCTCCCTCAAGCTGCTGGACTTTTTCTACGATGAGAAAAACGACGAATTCATTCGTTATGGAATCGAAGGCTTGCAGCACAAGGTGGAGAACGGTAAGAAGGTGCTGCTTCCGCCGGAGGACAGCCGCCCGCTCGCGCTCGGCATGCGGAATCTGACTACGAAGGAGGATATGGACGTCCGCATCAAGGAAACGATTCCTGAGGATATGCAGAAGATGGTCCAGGACATCTTCGCGGTTAACACCGCCGACGCCCGCCGGATCGCCGGAGACGGCCTGCCGAGCACCGTATACGACGGCTTCCCGGATATTCAATCGCACAAGCTGTTCCAGGAATATTTGGCCAAAATTGTAATCGGCGACTGGCCGCTCGAGAAATTCGACGAGTTCGTAGACCGCTGGAACAAATCAGGCGGCGAAACCGTGACGAAGCGCGCTCAGGAATGGTACGCGAAGGTTAAGAAATAA
- a CDS encoding helix-turn-helix domain-containing protein, protein MQPLKKWLKINWAHTQIRLVSILTVSVFLIILAVSLTSYYTSKSVLQEELSEPQRQILQLNMNVIDESIKESDQVAIQVALNRNVYQFLTSDHQASYNNITELYQLLTTLIGNSKYIKSIYVYDLQRGSFVAIPQGFSSSKLTFVDSDWVSVADEFGDKPTVIKKRQVPEGGNKSGSNFTLFRKINIRGEFKGIVAVNLKDEELFARLNPSLNGINRMRFILDGRDEVLYSVSNVEFDQEAIRQALAELKETASGDIAYQNRKLLVNQLKSPVTGWKYVSIVVQDSLLAKSQRVRDAVLLVSIAALALGGVTIFYINAEAFRPVRRLRQLFSAYERKESGMGGIDLEKLTDELLSNHAHLSRLVRETMSEASSKMLHDIYTGNLTGKRDIQEKWNRYFGDWLKAPVSVAILSIDRYEDWSRQYSDSDRSLMKFALANIIAELFEPQWRIVCADFGKDKTAILLQPRETGAPLETKLAEAIQVVFDLLKFRISAGVSTPQPDVNRLKQAMLEAENALSYRVYRGYGQVIPFHNVSEHELKDHQPAGQELEDVVRAIQEGDEAAASEGLDRMFLHLRTEYGYPSAVFSFLQEFVERIGQLGPAEEQEAEPAYERFETLHLDDIRQELDRRIDPLVRRYRRLVESKDFIMCRRMIDYMKQHLGEPIGIPEIADSIGISSSLASQVFKQETGETIYNYLTRIRMDRAAELLVKTDSRISDIAVMVGYQHENSFIRIFRKYKDITPGKYRDMMRTRTDFLIE, encoded by the coding sequence ATGCAGCCCCTCAAGAAATGGCTTAAGATCAACTGGGCCCATACGCAAATTCGGCTTGTCTCGATTTTGACCGTATCGGTATTTCTGATAATTCTGGCTGTCAGCCTGACTTCGTATTATACGTCCAAGTCGGTGCTGCAGGAGGAGTTAAGCGAGCCTCAGCGCCAAATCCTGCAGCTCAATATGAACGTGATTGACGAATCGATCAAAGAGAGCGACCAGGTCGCAATTCAGGTCGCGTTAAATCGAAACGTTTACCAATTTTTAACGAGCGACCATCAGGCCTCCTACAACAACATTACGGAGCTTTATCAACTGCTGACGACGCTCATAGGAAATTCGAAATATATAAAGAGCATCTATGTGTACGATCTTCAAAGAGGCAGCTTTGTCGCCATTCCGCAAGGCTTCAGCTCCAGCAAGCTGACGTTCGTGGATTCCGACTGGGTGAGCGTCGCTGACGAATTCGGGGACAAGCCGACGGTGATCAAGAAGCGGCAAGTTCCCGAAGGGGGGAACAAGAGCGGCTCGAACTTTACATTGTTTCGCAAGATCAACATCCGGGGCGAGTTTAAAGGGATCGTTGCCGTGAACCTGAAGGACGAGGAGCTGTTTGCCCGGCTGAATCCCAGCCTTAACGGCATTAACCGGATGCGGTTCATCCTGGACGGGCGTGACGAGGTGTTATATTCCGTATCGAATGTGGAGTTCGACCAGGAAGCGATCCGGCAGGCGCTTGCCGAGCTGAAGGAAACAGCCAGCGGGGATATCGCTTATCAGAACCGCAAGCTGCTGGTGAATCAATTGAAGTCGCCCGTAACCGGCTGGAAATATGTTTCCATCGTTGTGCAGGACAGCCTGCTGGCCAAGTCCCAAAGGGTCCGCGACGCCGTACTGCTGGTATCGATCGCCGCGCTGGCCCTCGGCGGCGTGACGATTTTCTATATTAATGCGGAAGCGTTCCGTCCTGTCCGGCGTCTGCGGCAATTATTCAGCGCTTATGAACGAAAAGAGAGCGGCATGGGCGGCATCGATCTGGAGAAGCTGACCGACGAGCTGCTGAGCAACCATGCGCATTTGTCCCGGCTCGTTCGGGAAACGATGTCGGAGGCTTCCTCCAAGATGCTCCACGATATTTATACCGGCAACCTGACCGGCAAACGCGATATCCAGGAAAAATGGAACCGGTATTTTGGCGACTGGCTGAAGGCCCCGGTATCGGTAGCCATTCTGTCGATTGACCGGTACGAAGACTGGTCTCGGCAGTATTCCGACTCGGACCGTTCGCTCATGAAGTTCGCGCTGGCCAATATTATAGCCGAGCTGTTCGAACCGCAGTGGCGAATCGTCTGCGCCGATTTCGGCAAAGACAAAACCGCCATACTTCTGCAGCCGCGGGAGACAGGCGCCCCACTCGAAACCAAGCTGGCGGAAGCGATTCAAGTTGTATTCGATTTGCTCAAATTCCGCATATCTGCGGGAGTCAGCACCCCGCAGCCGGATGTTAACCGCCTGAAGCAGGCGATGCTGGAGGCGGAGAATGCCTTGTCGTACCGGGTGTACCGTGGGTACGGTCAGGTGATCCCGTTCCATAACGTGTCCGAGCACGAATTGAAAGATCATCAGCCTGCCGGACAGGAGCTCGAAGATGTGGTTCGCGCCATTCAAGAAGGGGATGAAGCCGCAGCTTCGGAAGGGCTGGACCGCATGTTCCTGCACCTGCGCACCGAATATGGGTATCCTTCCGCCGTCTTTTCCTTCCTGCAGGAATTCGTTGAGCGGATCGGACAGCTCGGACCGGCTGAAGAGCAGGAGGCGGAGCCTGCCTACGAGCGGTTCGAGACGCTGCATTTGGACGACATCCGGCAGGAGCTGGACCGGCGGATCGATCCGTTGGTCAGGCGGTACCGCCGGCTCGTTGAAAGCAAGGACTTTATCATGTGCCGCCGCATGATCGACTACATGAAGCAGCATCTCGGCGAGCCGATCGGCATTCCCGAAATTGCCGACTCCATAGGAATCAGCAGCAGTCTGGCGAGCCAAGTTTTCAAGCAGGAGACGGGTGAGACGATATATAACTACTTGACCCGAATTCGTATGGATAGGGCGGCCGAACTTCTGGTCAAAACGGATTCCCGCATTTCCGACATCGCGGTGATGGTCGGTTATCAGCATGAGAACAGCTTTATCCGCATTTTCCGTAAATATAAAGATATTACTCCCGGCAAATACCGGGATATGATGAGAACCCGAACGGACTTCCTGATCGAATAA
- a CDS encoding sulfurtransferase TusA family protein, protein MISESSFDQMDVHGLTPDKQLDLGNFPAGSDLFLLLKNALQRMEQGQILELISTNPHIKEALQSWCRLHRYSFLMALDGGDHYRYLIGNKPHAAGEQPDWGIKLPVRKGGKLDIRDWFQGRVGDMLEKAPAYVGFVPRGAVPEPGVPDFGFDLNQKNDVWSHNLLDLYEQAKENQWNATSDIAWEELTPLPDDLEWAVCQTMTFLAENEYSALYIPAKFIAQINPHYIEAVMYLSTLIQDESRHIEAFTKRALANGGGLQYSSALTERSLHSLFIQEDYFKSSFLLHVLGEGTFLDLLNFIEEHAPDPVTRQIVNLAKIDEGRHVAYGIGHVRHILERNPNMAKALIEAAEERNQYLHSVDTGDNSYFLEALAILAGGGRSPEQLKTGFERVGKLKEIMYEHRIQRLLQIGLDRETAETISQAHTPNFM, encoded by the coding sequence GTGATTAGCGAATCATCTTTTGACCAAATGGATGTCCATGGCCTCACTCCGGACAAACAGCTCGACCTCGGAAATTTTCCGGCCGGCTCGGATCTGTTTCTACTTTTGAAAAATGCGCTGCAAAGAATGGAACAGGGCCAAATTCTCGAGCTCATCAGCACGAACCCCCATATTAAAGAAGCGCTGCAAAGCTGGTGCAGGCTGCACCGGTATTCGTTCCTCATGGCGCTGGACGGTGGCGACCACTACCGTTACCTCATCGGGAACAAGCCGCATGCCGCGGGAGAACAGCCCGACTGGGGCATCAAGCTCCCCGTTCGCAAGGGCGGCAAGCTCGATATCCGCGATTGGTTTCAAGGCAGAGTCGGGGACATGCTGGAGAAGGCTCCGGCTTATGTCGGTTTTGTTCCGCGCGGAGCCGTCCCGGAGCCCGGCGTGCCCGACTTCGGCTTCGATCTTAACCAGAAAAACGATGTCTGGTCCCATAATTTGCTGGACCTGTACGAGCAGGCGAAGGAAAATCAATGGAACGCAACGTCCGATATCGCCTGGGAAGAGCTTACGCCGCTTCCGGACGATCTGGAGTGGGCGGTTTGCCAGACCATGACCTTTCTCGCGGAAAACGAGTATTCGGCCTTGTACATACCGGCTAAATTTATCGCACAAATCAACCCGCATTATATCGAAGCGGTTATGTACCTTTCCACGCTCATCCAAGACGAATCCAGGCATATCGAAGCTTTTACGAAGCGTGCGCTCGCCAACGGGGGAGGGCTGCAGTATTCCTCCGCCTTAACGGAACGTTCTCTTCACAGCTTGTTTATTCAGGAAGACTATTTCAAATCATCCTTCCTGCTTCATGTACTCGGAGAAGGGACGTTTCTCGATCTGCTGAACTTTATCGAAGAACACGCGCCGGACCCGGTCACGCGGCAGATCGTCAATTTGGCGAAAATCGATGAAGGCCGCCATGTGGCGTACGGTATCGGCCATGTGCGCCACATCCTGGAGCGGAACCCGAACATGGCGAAAGCGTTGATCGAAGCCGCGGAGGAGCGCAATCAGTATTTGCATTCGGTGGATACCGGAGACAATTCGTATTTCCTGGAGGCGCTGGCGATTTTGGCCGGCGGCGGGCGCTCCCCCGAGCAACTGAAAACCGGCTTCGAGCGCGTGGGCAAGCTGAAAGAAATCATGTACGAGCACCGCATTCAGCGATTGCTGCAAATCGGCCTGGACCGCGAGACGGCGGAAACCATCTCTCAGGCGCATACGCCGAATTTCATGTAG